The DNA sequence GAGATACCGATGGCAAATCGAGATCCATGAGAACTATGTAAAGCGGCACAAGAATTACCAGAAGAAATACGCTCAGGGCAAGGCTAAAGAGGAGTTTACCTGCATAGACTACTCCCGGATCGGCGAATATTCGAAGCGTATCCGCCGTCTTCGACTCCTCCTCCTTGATGAAACTTGCAGCGAGCGCCTGCATCGATGAAAACAGGATGATTATCCAGATGAATGAAGCATGAAGTGACGACGAGACAACCTCCTGACCGATGGTCAAGCCGACTACGATCAAAGTGATCACGGCAAACATTGCCAGTGCATTCAGCGCATATCGCGTGCGGAGCTCACACCGGATATCCTTGGCAGTCAATGCCAGCACTCTTCTAACCCAGCTGGACAAAC is a window from the Candidatus Zixiibacteriota bacterium genome containing:
- a CDS encoding heme exporter protein CcmB; the encoded protein is MSSWVRRVLALTAKDIRCELRTRYALNALAMFAVITLIVVGLTIGQEVVSSSLHASFIWIIILFSSMQALAASFIKEEESKTADTLRIFADPGVVYAGKLLFSLALSVFLLVILVPLYIVLMDLDLPSVSRFLLVVALGSFGIASATTIIAAIVSKASVKGALFAVLSFPLLLPVLLSAMTATDIALQGGNPADMWNYIKILIAYPIIVITLSYILFEYVWSE